The Vibrio pomeroyi genome window below encodes:
- a CDS encoding NAD-dependent epimerase — protein sequence MKYLVTGVAGFIGSAVSERLCAAGHEVIGIDNLNDYYEVSLKHDRLKRIEHENLTFIELDLADREGIAELFVQQKFDRVIHLAAQAGVRYSIDNPMAYADSNLVGHLAILEGCRHNKVEHLVYASSSSVYGLNQKMPFHTADSVDHPISLYAATKKSNELMAHTYSHLYDVPTTGLRFFTVYGPWSRPDMAMFKFANLIVAGKEIDIYNNGDMMRDFTYIDDIVEGIIRVQDRIPEKQPDWTVEQGSPATSSAPYRVFNIGHGSPVKLMDYIEALESALGVEAKKNFMPMQPGDVYATYADTEDLFEAVGYKPQVKIQEGAKAFADWYKAYYSL from the coding sequence ATGAAATATTTAGTAACTGGCGTTGCTGGTTTTATTGGCTCTGCAGTGTCAGAGCGGCTATGTGCAGCAGGGCATGAGGTTATTGGTATCGATAACCTAAATGACTACTACGAAGTCTCTCTGAAACATGACCGCCTTAAACGTATCGAACATGAAAACCTTACCTTTATCGAGCTTGACCTTGCGGATAGAGAAGGTATCGCTGAGCTTTTTGTACAGCAAAAATTTGACCGCGTTATCCATTTAGCGGCGCAAGCTGGCGTTCGTTACTCAATCGATAACCCGATGGCATATGCTGATAGTAACCTTGTTGGTCATTTGGCTATTTTGGAAGGTTGTCGCCATAACAAGGTCGAACACTTAGTTTATGCCTCATCTAGCTCGGTATATGGCCTGAACCAGAAAATGCCATTCCACACGGCAGACAGCGTTGACCACCCTATCTCATTGTATGCTGCGACTAAGAAGTCGAATGAGTTGATGGCACACACTTACTCGCATCTATATGACGTACCGACGACAGGCTTGCGCTTCTTTACGGTTTATGGTCCTTGGAGTCGCCCTGATATGGCGATGTTTAAGTTTGCGAACTTAATCGTAGCGGGCAAAGAGATCGACATCTATAACAATGGCGACATGATGCGCGACTTCACTTATATCGATGATATTGTTGAAGGTATTATTCGTGTGCAAGACCGCATTCCAGAAAAACAGCCAGATTGGACGGTTGAGCAAGGCTCGCCAGCAACTAGCTCTGCACCATACCGTGTGTTCAACATCGGCCATGGTAGCCCAGTTAAATTGATGGATTACATCGAAGCGCTTGAAAGTGCACTTGGTGTTGAAGCGAAGAAGAACTTCATGCCAATGCAACCTGGCGATGTATACGCAACTTACGCCGATACTGAGGATCTGTTTGAAGCAGTTGGCTACAAGCCTCAAGTGAAGATCCAAGAAGGCGCAAAAGCATTCGCGGATTGGTATAAAGCTTACTACTCACTGTAA
- the coaD gene encoding pantetheine-phosphate adenylyltransferase, which yields MTTHVIYPGTFDPVTNGHLDIIVRAASMFDHITVGVAASPSKKTMFKLDERVELLRDAVSHLPNVSVEGFSGLLVDFAKEQRANVLVRGLRTTMDFEYEFGLTSMYRKLLPGLESVFLTPSEEYAFLSSTIVREVAIHGGDISQFVPQKVADEIKRKTLK from the coding sequence ATGACTACACACGTTATCTACCCAGGCACTTTCGATCCGGTAACCAATGGTCACCTCGATATTATCGTCCGTGCTGCAAGCATGTTTGATCATATCACCGTCGGTGTCGCCGCGAGCCCAAGTAAAAAAACCATGTTTAAGTTAGATGAACGAGTAGAGCTGTTGCGTGATGCAGTGTCTCACCTACCTAACGTATCTGTTGAAGGCTTTTCTGGTTTGCTTGTCGACTTTGCCAAAGAGCAGAGAGCTAACGTATTGGTACGTGGCCTAAGAACAACTATGGATTTTGAGTACGAGTTCGGTCTCACCAGCATGTATCGCAAACTCCTACCCGGACTTGAAAGCGTGTTTCTAACCCCTTCAGAAGAGTATGCTTTCCTCTCTTCAACGATTGTTCGTGAAGTCGCGATTCACGGCGGAGATATAAGTCAGTTTGTGCCACAAAAAGTCGCAGATGAAATTAAACGAAAAACATTAAAATAA
- a CDS encoding glycosyltransferase family 9 protein — translation MSLFSTAPQSLCILRLSAIGDVCHAISVVQAIQKQWPETKITWITGKIEAMLIGDLPGIEVVVFDKKQGFKGMRELWRQLSDRKFDALLHMQAALRASVLSWGIKAKCKVGFGKNRTREMQSLFTNRHLPISDKFHVLDNFAEFARYIGVPFDKPQWDIPLTPEDEQLAIDTMAGKQTLVISPAASKDSRNWLTDRYAAIADYAVEKGMQVILCGSPAPREVNLGKDIETLCQSHVINLIGKTNLKQLTAVLKHATVVIAPDTGPAHLATTQSTPVIGLYAHSDPRRTGPYNDLDIVVSVYQQHVEAQQGKPVKDLPWGTRAKGDDLMKDITLDMVQQKLDKAINSIKTPSKDS, via the coding sequence ATGTCACTGTTCTCAACTGCACCTCAATCTCTTTGCATACTTCGCCTATCCGCGATTGGCGATGTTTGTCATGCTATTTCTGTGGTTCAAGCCATCCAGAAGCAGTGGCCTGAAACGAAAATTACTTGGATAACCGGAAAAATAGAAGCCATGCTGATCGGCGACCTGCCGGGTATTGAAGTCGTTGTTTTCGATAAGAAACAAGGCTTCAAAGGGATGCGTGAATTATGGCGCCAACTGTCAGATCGAAAATTTGATGCACTGCTACACATGCAAGCTGCACTCAGAGCCAGCGTACTTTCCTGGGGAATAAAGGCAAAGTGTAAGGTGGGCTTTGGCAAAAACCGTACTCGTGAAATGCAATCACTCTTTACTAATCGCCATCTGCCTATTTCAGATAAGTTTCATGTATTAGATAACTTTGCCGAGTTTGCTCGCTACATTGGTGTGCCCTTCGATAAACCCCAATGGGATATTCCTTTAACACCGGAAGACGAACAACTAGCCATCGACACCATGGCTGGAAAACAAACCTTAGTTATCTCCCCTGCAGCAAGCAAAGATTCACGTAACTGGTTAACTGATCGATATGCCGCTATTGCCGATTATGCAGTAGAAAAAGGGATGCAAGTGATACTGTGTGGCTCTCCTGCTCCACGAGAAGTAAACCTTGGTAAAGACATCGAAACGCTATGCCAATCTCATGTCATCAACTTAATTGGCAAAACTAACCTAAAGCAACTCACCGCTGTACTCAAGCATGCGACCGTGGTAATCGCACCAGATACCGGCCCAGCACATCTAGCGACGACACAATCAACACCTGTTATCGGGTTATACGCACACAGCGATCCGCGAAGAACAGGGCCCTACAATGACCTTGATATCGTAGTCAGTGTGTACCAACAACACGTAGAGGCGCAACAAGGGAAACCGGTTAAAGACCTTCCATGGGGCACTCGAGCAAAAGGCGATGATTTAATGAAAGACATCACGCTCGACATGGTACAGCAGAAACTAGACAAAGCTATAAACTCTATTAAAACACCAAGCAAGGACAGCTAA
- a CDS encoding UDP-N-acetylglucosamine 2-epimerase — MQTAQSYRFLLYVEQNYSFAILRPFYNYAKQLGHDVKWLLVGEDASEHLLLEQEQHVSLAEAVAYNPSAVLVPGDRVPAFIPGLKVQVFHGLNESKRGNLYPERGLFDLYCTEGHERTNSLEPLAKQRGYFQVKETGWLKLDSLFNYQASESHFDRPQILFASTFSPSLSCAELVYEELKRLSKLSQWQWLVTLHPKMKQDTREKYQALEGDNLLFFDNDRVIEMQHRADVMVCDNSSIFQEFLLLNKPVVTVNNRDPQASFINITQAEQLESAIQQAMLPDEVRDKAIINYGPSITPYLDGQSSARVLSAITDVLESGWQDKKPKNWIRNFKIRKSLNYWKF; from the coding sequence ATGCAAACCGCTCAATCCTATCGTTTCTTGCTCTATGTTGAGCAAAACTACTCATTTGCTATCCTTCGTCCATTTTATAACTACGCGAAGCAACTTGGCCATGACGTAAAATGGTTGCTCGTTGGTGAGGATGCTTCTGAACATCTTTTATTAGAGCAAGAACAGCATGTGTCTTTGGCGGAAGCTGTTGCCTATAATCCTTCTGCTGTTTTAGTACCCGGAGATCGCGTTCCTGCTTTTATTCCAGGGCTGAAGGTGCAAGTGTTTCACGGTTTGAATGAGAGTAAACGAGGGAACTTATATCCTGAGCGTGGTCTATTTGACTTGTATTGCACAGAAGGTCATGAAAGAACCAACTCGTTGGAACCGTTAGCTAAGCAGCGTGGCTATTTTCAAGTCAAAGAGACCGGATGGTTGAAGCTAGATAGCTTGTTTAATTACCAAGCTAGTGAGAGTCATTTTGATAGACCTCAAATTCTATTCGCTTCCACTTTTTCGCCAAGCTTATCTTGTGCTGAATTGGTTTATGAAGAGCTTAAACGCCTAAGCAAACTGAGTCAGTGGCAATGGTTAGTCACACTGCATCCTAAAATGAAGCAAGATACACGAGAAAAATACCAGGCGTTGGAAGGCGATAACCTTCTGTTCTTCGACAATGATCGAGTGATTGAAATGCAGCATCGTGCTGATGTGATGGTGTGTGACAACTCATCGATATTTCAAGAGTTTTTGTTGCTCAATAAGCCTGTTGTTACGGTAAATAACCGAGATCCTCAAGCGAGCTTCATCAATATTACCCAAGCGGAGCAGTTAGAATCAGCAATCCAACAAGCGATGCTACCGGATGAAGTAAGAGACAAAGCTATCATTAACTATGGTCCATCAATAACGCCATATTTGGACGGTCAATCCTCAGCTAGAGTTTTGAGTGCGATTACGGATGTACTAGAAAGCGGCTGGCAGGATAAAAAGCCAAAAAACTGGATTCGTAACTTTAAAATCCGTAAATCATTAAACTATTGGAAATTCTAG
- the waaA gene encoding lipid IV(A) 3-deoxy-D-manno-octulosonic acid transferase → MLIRLIYTLILSLASPLLLYGLYKSKPGKPSFGKRWKEHFGITPQVQGKSPIWIHAVSMGESIAAIPIIKQLKQRDPNQAIIVTTTTSTGAEQIEKLGDLVEHRYMPIDFSWCVRGFLKTVQPKQMLIMETELWPNTLHCVAKAGIPISVLNARLSERSCQRYAKFQSVFNLLAKNLYQVLCQHPSDAKRFVRLGLDKASVHVTGSIKFDIEISSEQVEKGKALREQVGFHRDVWIAASTHQGEDEIVLDAHRQLLKDNPSALLMIVPRHPERFNQVSELAQQHDFNTITRTSQQPITSDAEVYIADTMGEMLVLLGGADVCFMGGSLVGDKVGGHNLLEPAALQLPLLNGPSYFNFSEITDKLLEAQAVTICQNSNEIAGQLRELFTQPDLRKNRGLAAYQVIEQNRGALLNTLIKIESC, encoded by the coding sequence ATGCTTATACGACTTATATACACTCTTATATTGTCATTGGCCTCTCCACTACTCCTCTATGGGCTTTATAAGAGCAAACCCGGAAAGCCAAGTTTCGGTAAGCGCTGGAAAGAACATTTCGGTATCACGCCGCAAGTTCAAGGTAAAAGCCCTATCTGGATTCATGCGGTGTCGATGGGTGAATCTATTGCTGCGATCCCTATTATCAAACAGCTGAAGCAGCGAGATCCAAATCAAGCAATCATTGTTACCACAACGACCAGCACAGGTGCTGAGCAAATAGAAAAGCTTGGTGATTTGGTCGAGCATCGCTACATGCCGATTGATTTTTCTTGGTGTGTACGAGGCTTCTTGAAAACTGTTCAGCCTAAACAGATGCTAATCATGGAAACAGAATTATGGCCAAACACACTGCACTGCGTCGCGAAAGCTGGGATTCCTATTTCAGTACTCAACGCTCGCCTATCTGAGCGCTCGTGCCAGCGCTATGCTAAATTCCAATCCGTTTTTAACCTTCTAGCGAAAAACCTTTATCAAGTACTCTGCCAACACCCTAGTGATGCAAAACGCTTCGTAAGGCTAGGATTAGATAAAGCATCAGTGCATGTGACGGGCTCAATCAAGTTTGATATTGAAATCTCTTCTGAACAAGTAGAAAAAGGTAAAGCTTTGAGGGAGCAAGTCGGCTTTCATCGTGATGTCTGGATTGCTGCGAGCACTCACCAAGGTGAAGATGAAATTGTTTTAGATGCCCATAGGCAACTTCTTAAAGACAACCCTAGTGCGCTACTGATGATCGTGCCTCGCCACCCAGAGCGATTTAACCAAGTGTCTGAGCTAGCTCAACAGCACGACTTCAACACGATCACTCGAACGAGTCAGCAGCCAATAACGTCTGATGCTGAAGTCTATATAGCTGATACAATGGGAGAAATGTTAGTACTACTCGGCGGCGCTGATGTGTGCTTTATGGGAGGAAGCCTTGTGGGCGATAAGGTAGGTGGCCACAATCTTCTAGAACCTGCAGCACTACAGTTACCTTTACTCAATGGCCCTAGCTATTTTAACTTCAGCGAGATCACAGACAAACTACTTGAAGCTCAAGCCGTCACTATTTGTCAAAACAGTAATGAAATTGCAGGCCAGCTAAGAGAGCTATTCACTCAGCCTGACTTGCGTAAAAACAGAGGCTTAGCGGCTTATCAAGTGATTGAGCAAAACCGAGGTGCATTGCTCAATACACTCATAAAAATAGAAAGCTGTTAA
- the mutM gene encoding bifunctional DNA-formamidopyrimidine glycosylase/DNA-(apurinic or apyrimidinic site) lyase codes for MPELPEVEVSRMGISPHLVGETIKTLTFRTPKLRWDIPQELKLLEGQVIRSISRRAKYLLIETDTGTAIVHLGMSGSLRVLDADFPAAKHDHVDLKLTNGKVLRYNDPRRFGAWLWSAPDEIHPVLLGSGPEPLTDDFNAEYIAEKAGKRKVAVKQFIMDNKVVVGVGNIYANEALFSSRIHPLRPASKVTKEEWVLLTKEIKQVLATAIKQGGTTLKDFAQADGKPGYFAQELQVYGKAGEECPSCGEKLEEQKIGQRNTFFCSQCQV; via the coding sequence ATGCCTGAATTACCCGAAGTCGAAGTGAGCCGCATGGGGATCTCGCCTCATTTAGTCGGCGAGACCATCAAGACTCTTACCTTTCGTACGCCTAAGTTGCGTTGGGATATCCCGCAAGAGCTTAAGTTGTTAGAAGGGCAGGTGATTCGTTCCATCTCGCGTCGTGCCAAGTACTTGTTGATTGAAACCGATACCGGCACTGCCATTGTGCATCTTGGTATGTCTGGCTCACTGCGCGTATTAGATGCGGATTTCCCTGCAGCAAAACATGATCACGTGGATCTCAAGCTCACTAATGGTAAGGTGCTGCGCTATAACGACCCTCGTCGCTTTGGAGCGTGGTTATGGTCGGCGCCTGATGAAATTCATCCTGTCTTGCTGGGATCTGGTCCTGAGCCGCTAACTGACGACTTTAACGCCGAATACATAGCCGAGAAGGCCGGAAAGCGAAAAGTTGCCGTCAAGCAGTTCATCATGGACAACAAAGTTGTTGTGGGTGTCGGGAATATCTACGCTAACGAAGCGCTATTTTCTTCACGAATCCATCCTTTGCGCCCCGCAAGCAAAGTAACAAAAGAAGAATGGGTCTTGTTAACCAAAGAGATCAAGCAAGTGCTTGCTACCGCTATCAAACAAGGCGGCACTACGCTTAAAGACTTCGCACAAGCAGATGGCAAGCCCGGATACTTTGCACAAGAGCTGCAAGTGTACGGAAAAGCGGGTGAAGAGTGCCCGAGTTGTGGTGAGAAGCTTGAAGAGCAAAAAATAGGGCAAAGGAATACGTTTTTTTGCTCTCAATGCCAAGTATAG
- a CDS encoding 3-deoxy-D-manno-octulosonic acid kinase: MEKINTKNQTIWYDSELLAQVPEGEMVQIFEAEYWQQREAISGSAQGRGTTWFIQLDGLQAALRHYRRGGLFGKLIEDQYRFSDWESTRCAMELNVLNLLANAGVNVPRPIAARAMKSGLFYRADLMSERIPNAKDLVDVLVANPIGADTYQKIGQEIRKMHDAGVNHTDLNIHNILLDDSKKVWIIDFDKCGQQAGDDWKEGNLNRLKRSFLKEVNKRQIQWQESAWGYLNDGYMLGVM; this comes from the coding sequence ATGGAAAAGATTAACACTAAGAACCAAACAATTTGGTATGACTCTGAGCTTCTGGCGCAAGTGCCGGAGGGTGAGATGGTTCAGATCTTTGAGGCAGAATACTGGCAGCAACGTGAGGCTATTTCAGGGAGTGCACAGGGGCGCGGTACCACCTGGTTTATTCAGCTTGATGGACTGCAAGCTGCGTTGCGTCACTATCGCCGTGGTGGGCTATTTGGCAAACTCATTGAAGACCAGTACCGATTTTCAGATTGGGAAAGTACGCGTTGCGCGATGGAACTTAATGTTCTTAATCTATTAGCTAATGCTGGCGTTAATGTACCTAGGCCTATTGCGGCTCGGGCGATGAAAAGCGGACTATTTTATCGTGCAGATCTGATGTCGGAACGAATTCCCAATGCGAAAGATCTGGTTGATGTATTGGTTGCTAACCCGATAGGTGCGGATACCTATCAAAAAATTGGCCAAGAAATACGTAAAATGCACGATGCTGGGGTTAATCACACTGATCTCAACATTCATAATATCCTGCTTGATGATTCAAAAAAGGTGTGGATTATTGACTTTGACAAGTGTGGTCAGCAAGCGGGTGATGATTGGAAAGAAGGCAACTTGAATCGCTTAAAGCGCTCATTCCTAAAAGAAGTGAACAAGCGCCAGATTCAATGGCAAGAGTCGGCTTGGGGATACTTAAATGATGGATACATGTTGGGAGTTATGTAA